In Papio anubis isolate 15944 chromosome 20, Panubis1.0, whole genome shotgun sequence, a single window of DNA contains:
- the FZR1 gene encoding fizzy-related protein homolog isoform X1, giving the protein MDQDYERRLLRQIVIQNENTMPRVTEMRRTLTPASSPVSSPSKHGDRFIPSRAGANWSVNFHRINENEKSPSQNRKAKDATSDNGKDGLAYSALLKNELLGAGIEKVQDPQTEDRRLQPSTPEKKGLFTYSLSTKRSSPDDGNDVSPYSLSPVSNKSQKLLRSPRKPTRKISKIPFKVLDAPELQDDFYLNLVDWSSLNVLSVGLGTCVYLWSACTSQVTRLCDLSVEGDSVTSVGWSERGNLVAVGTHKGFVQIWDAAAGKKLSMLEGHTARVGALAWNAEQLSSGSRDRMILQRDIRTPPLQSERRLQGHRQEVCGLKWSTDHQLLASGGNDNKLLVWNHSSLSPVQQYTEHLAAVKAIAWSPHQHGLLASGGGTADRCIRFWNTLTGQPLQCIDTGSQVCNLAWSKHANELVSTHGYSQNQILVWKYPSLTQVAKLTGHSYRVLYLRGEEEGQNYLTPDHSDDPVAVLAVTVCTSLEGGQEASLTLRALTGQGFISSLKNMFCAFIRASDSPSSTQSGRPHLAKGCPLCFAKMLQPWPGAMAHAYNPSTSGSQGGRIA; this is encoded by the exons ATGGACCAGGACTATGAGCGGCGCCTGCTCCGCCAGATCGTCATCCAGAATGAGAACACGATGCCACGC GTCACGGAGATGCGGCGGACCCTGACGCCTGCCAGCTCCCCCGTGTCCTCGCCCAGCAAGCACGGAGACCGCTTCATCCCCTCTAGAGCTGGAGCGAACTGGAGCGTGAACTTCCACAGGATCAAC GAGAATGAGAAGTCTCCCAGTCAGAACCGGAAAGCCAAGGACGCCACCTCAGACAACGGCAAAG ATGGCCTGGCCTACTCCGCCCTGCTCAAGAATGAGCTGCTGGGTGCTGGCATCGAGAAGGTGCAGGACCCGCAGACCGAGGATCGCAGGCTACAGCCCTCCACACCTGAGAAGAAGGGTCTGTTCACG TATTCCCTCAGCACCAAGCGCTCCAGCCCCGATGATGGCAATGACGTGTCTCCCTACTCCTTGTCTCCCGTCAGCAACAAGAG CCAGAAGCTGCTCCGGTCCCCACGGAAACCCACCCGCAAGATCTCCAAGATCCCCTTCAAGGTGCTGGATGCGCCCGAGCTGCAGGACGACTTCTACCTCAATCTGGTGGACTGGTCGTCCCTCAATGTGCTCAGCGTGGGGCTGGGCACCTGCGTGTACCTGTGGAGCGCCTGCACCAGCCAG gtgaCGCGGCTCTGTGACCTCTCGGTGGAAGGGGACTCAGTGACCTCCGTGGGCTGGTCTGAGCGG GGGAACCTGGTGGCGGTGGGCACACACAAGGGCTTTGTGCAAATCTGGGACGCGGCCGCAGGGAAGAAGCTGTCCATGTTGGAGGGCCACACGGCACGCGTCG GGGCGCTGGCCTGGAACGCTGAGCAGCTGTCGTCCGGGAGCCGCGACCGCATGATCCTGCAGAGGGACATCCGCACCCCACCCCTGCAGTCAGAGCGGCGGCTGCAGGGCCACCGGCAGGAGGTGTgcgggctcaagtggtccacaGACCACCAGCTCCTCGCCTCAGGGGGCAACGACAACAAG CTGCTGGTCTGGAATCACTCGAGCCTGAGCCCCGTGCAGCAGTACACGGAGCACCTGGCGGCCGTGAAGGCCATCGCCTGGTCCCCACATCAGCATGGGCTGCTGGCCTCAGGGGGCGGCACAGCCGACCGCTGCATCCGCTTCTGGAACACGCTGACGGGACAGCCGCTGCAGTGTATCGACACGGGCTCTCAAGTGTGCAATCTGGCCTGGTCCAAGCACGCCAACGAGCTG gtGAGCACGCACGGCTACTCACAGAACCAGATCCTTGTCTGGAAGTACCCCTCCCTGACCCAGGTGGCCAAGCTGACTGGGCACTCCTACCGCGTGCTATACCTG aGGGGTGAAGAGGAAGGCCAAAATTACCTCACACCTGACCACTCAGATGACCCCGTGGCCGTCCTTGCAGTAACTGTGTGCACGTCGCTGGAAGGGGGCCAGGAGGCGTCCTTGACCCTACGTGCCCTCACTGGCCaaggttttatttcttccctgaAAAACATGTTTTGTGCTTTCATCCGCGCATCTGACAGTCCCTCATCTACTCAGAGTGGACGGCCCCACCTTGCAAAGGGGTGTCCTTTGTGTTTTGCAAAAATGCTCCAAccttggccaggtgcgatggctcacgcctataatccctccACTTCAggaagccagggtgggaggatcgcttga
- the FZR1 gene encoding fizzy-related protein homolog isoform X2 produces MDQDYERRLLRQIVIQNENTMPRVTEMRRTLTPASSPVSSPSKHGDRFIPSRAGANWSVNFHRINENEKSPSQNRKAKDATSDNGKDGLAYSALLKNELLGAGIEKVQDPQTEDRRLQPSTPEKKGLFTYSLSTKRSSPDDGNDVSPYSLSPVSNKSQKLLRSPRKPTRKISKIPFKVLDAPELQDDFYLNLVDWSSLNVLSVGLGTCVYLWSACTSQVTRLCDLSVEGDSVTSVGWSERGNLVAVGTHKGFVQIWDAAAGKKLSMLEGHTARVGALAWNAEQLSSGSRDRMILQRDIRTPPLQSERRLQGHRQEVCGLKWSTDHQLLASGGNDNKLLVWNHSSLSPVQQYTEHLAAVKAIAWSPHQHGLLASGGGTADRCIRFWNTLTGQPLQCIDTGSQVCNLAWSKHANELVSTHGYSQNQILVWKYPSLTQVAKLTGHSYRVLYLAMSPDGEAIVTGAGDETLRFWNVFSKTRSTKVKWESVSVLNLFTRIR; encoded by the exons ATGGACCAGGACTATGAGCGGCGCCTGCTCCGCCAGATCGTCATCCAGAATGAGAACACGATGCCACGC GTCACGGAGATGCGGCGGACCCTGACGCCTGCCAGCTCCCCCGTGTCCTCGCCCAGCAAGCACGGAGACCGCTTCATCCCCTCTAGAGCTGGAGCGAACTGGAGCGTGAACTTCCACAGGATCAAC GAGAATGAGAAGTCTCCCAGTCAGAACCGGAAAGCCAAGGACGCCACCTCAGACAACGGCAAAG ATGGCCTGGCCTACTCCGCCCTGCTCAAGAATGAGCTGCTGGGTGCTGGCATCGAGAAGGTGCAGGACCCGCAGACCGAGGATCGCAGGCTACAGCCCTCCACACCTGAGAAGAAGGGTCTGTTCACG TATTCCCTCAGCACCAAGCGCTCCAGCCCCGATGATGGCAATGACGTGTCTCCCTACTCCTTGTCTCCCGTCAGCAACAAGAG CCAGAAGCTGCTCCGGTCCCCACGGAAACCCACCCGCAAGATCTCCAAGATCCCCTTCAAGGTGCTGGATGCGCCCGAGCTGCAGGACGACTTCTACCTCAATCTGGTGGACTGGTCGTCCCTCAATGTGCTCAGCGTGGGGCTGGGCACCTGCGTGTACCTGTGGAGCGCCTGCACCAGCCAG gtgaCGCGGCTCTGTGACCTCTCGGTGGAAGGGGACTCAGTGACCTCCGTGGGCTGGTCTGAGCGG GGGAACCTGGTGGCGGTGGGCACACACAAGGGCTTTGTGCAAATCTGGGACGCGGCCGCAGGGAAGAAGCTGTCCATGTTGGAGGGCCACACGGCACGCGTCG GGGCGCTGGCCTGGAACGCTGAGCAGCTGTCGTCCGGGAGCCGCGACCGCATGATCCTGCAGAGGGACATCCGCACCCCACCCCTGCAGTCAGAGCGGCGGCTGCAGGGCCACCGGCAGGAGGTGTgcgggctcaagtggtccacaGACCACCAGCTCCTCGCCTCAGGGGGCAACGACAACAAG CTGCTGGTCTGGAATCACTCGAGCCTGAGCCCCGTGCAGCAGTACACGGAGCACCTGGCGGCCGTGAAGGCCATCGCCTGGTCCCCACATCAGCATGGGCTGCTGGCCTCAGGGGGCGGCACAGCCGACCGCTGCATCCGCTTCTGGAACACGCTGACGGGACAGCCGCTGCAGTGTATCGACACGGGCTCTCAAGTGTGCAATCTGGCCTGGTCCAAGCACGCCAACGAGCTG gtGAGCACGCACGGCTACTCACAGAACCAGATCCTTGTCTGGAAGTACCCCTCCCTGACCCAGGTGGCCAAGCTGACTGGGCACTCCTACCGCGTGCTATACCTG GCAATGTCCCCTGATGGGGAGGCCATCGTCACTGGTGCTGGAGACGAGACCCTGAGGTTCTGGAATGTCTTTAGCAAAACCCGTTCGACAAAGGTAAAGTGG GAGTCTGTGTCTGTGCTCAACCTCTTCACCAGGATCCGGTAA
- the FZR1 gene encoding fizzy-related protein homolog isoform X3, whose translation MDQDYERRLLRQIVIQNENTMPRVTEMRRTLTPASSPVSSPSKHGDRFIPSRAGANWSVNFHRINENEKSPSQNRKAKDATSDNGKDGLAYSALLKNELLGAGIEKVQDPQTEDRRLQPSTPEKKGLFTYSLSTKRSSPDDGNDVSPYSLSPVSNKSQKLLRSPRKPTRKISKIPFKVLDAPELQDDFYLNLVDWSSLNVLSVGLGTCVYLWSACTSQVTRLCDLSVEGDSVTSVGWSERGNLVAVGTHKGFVQIWDAAAGKKLSMLEGHTARVGALAWNAEQLSSGSRDRMILQRDIRTPPLQSERRLQGHRQEVCGLKWSTDHQLLASGGNDNKLLVWNHSSLSPVQQYTEHLAAVKAIAWSPHQHGLLASGGGTADRCIRFWNTLTGQPLQCIDTGSQVCNLAWSKHANELVSTHGYSQNQILVWKYPSLTQVAKLTGHSYRVLYLAMSPDGEAIVTGAGDETLRFWNVFSKTRSTKESVSVLNLFTRIR comes from the exons ATGGACCAGGACTATGAGCGGCGCCTGCTCCGCCAGATCGTCATCCAGAATGAGAACACGATGCCACGC GTCACGGAGATGCGGCGGACCCTGACGCCTGCCAGCTCCCCCGTGTCCTCGCCCAGCAAGCACGGAGACCGCTTCATCCCCTCTAGAGCTGGAGCGAACTGGAGCGTGAACTTCCACAGGATCAAC GAGAATGAGAAGTCTCCCAGTCAGAACCGGAAAGCCAAGGACGCCACCTCAGACAACGGCAAAG ATGGCCTGGCCTACTCCGCCCTGCTCAAGAATGAGCTGCTGGGTGCTGGCATCGAGAAGGTGCAGGACCCGCAGACCGAGGATCGCAGGCTACAGCCCTCCACACCTGAGAAGAAGGGTCTGTTCACG TATTCCCTCAGCACCAAGCGCTCCAGCCCCGATGATGGCAATGACGTGTCTCCCTACTCCTTGTCTCCCGTCAGCAACAAGAG CCAGAAGCTGCTCCGGTCCCCACGGAAACCCACCCGCAAGATCTCCAAGATCCCCTTCAAGGTGCTGGATGCGCCCGAGCTGCAGGACGACTTCTACCTCAATCTGGTGGACTGGTCGTCCCTCAATGTGCTCAGCGTGGGGCTGGGCACCTGCGTGTACCTGTGGAGCGCCTGCACCAGCCAG gtgaCGCGGCTCTGTGACCTCTCGGTGGAAGGGGACTCAGTGACCTCCGTGGGCTGGTCTGAGCGG GGGAACCTGGTGGCGGTGGGCACACACAAGGGCTTTGTGCAAATCTGGGACGCGGCCGCAGGGAAGAAGCTGTCCATGTTGGAGGGCCACACGGCACGCGTCG GGGCGCTGGCCTGGAACGCTGAGCAGCTGTCGTCCGGGAGCCGCGACCGCATGATCCTGCAGAGGGACATCCGCACCCCACCCCTGCAGTCAGAGCGGCGGCTGCAGGGCCACCGGCAGGAGGTGTgcgggctcaagtggtccacaGACCACCAGCTCCTCGCCTCAGGGGGCAACGACAACAAG CTGCTGGTCTGGAATCACTCGAGCCTGAGCCCCGTGCAGCAGTACACGGAGCACCTGGCGGCCGTGAAGGCCATCGCCTGGTCCCCACATCAGCATGGGCTGCTGGCCTCAGGGGGCGGCACAGCCGACCGCTGCATCCGCTTCTGGAACACGCTGACGGGACAGCCGCTGCAGTGTATCGACACGGGCTCTCAAGTGTGCAATCTGGCCTGGTCCAAGCACGCCAACGAGCTG gtGAGCACGCACGGCTACTCACAGAACCAGATCCTTGTCTGGAAGTACCCCTCCCTGACCCAGGTGGCCAAGCTGACTGGGCACTCCTACCGCGTGCTATACCTG GCAATGTCCCCTGATGGGGAGGCCATCGTCACTGGTGCTGGAGACGAGACCCTGAGGTTCTGGAATGTCTTTAGCAAAACCCGTTCGACAAAG GAGTCTGTGTCTGTGCTCAACCTCTTCACCAGGATCCGGTAA
- the C20H19orf71 gene encoding uncharacterized protein C19orf71 homolog isoform X1: MLSTVASEAFLAGAPGTQADMQTLRREAARPYVPSGTLEASFPAPLYSDHYLSLEGPRWPLAIRQATRWKYTPMGRDAAGQLWYTGLTNSDTREAWYNLPLDPASPFREAYNRWHGCYQRREHSMPSAYTQHLRETTWHDPIIPAQYQVPSTRWGSTLWKDRPIRGKEYVINRKQYGVEPLWRASDYVPSLSAPQRPPGTTQNYREWGLEPYCPSTCQRPLPSSTPMPR, translated from the exons ATGCTGTCAACAGTGGCCTCGGAGGCCTTCCTGGCAGGAGCGCCAGGGACCCAGGCAGACATGCAAACCCTGAGGCGAGAGGCTGCCCGGCCCTATGTCCCCTCGGGGACCCTCGAGGCCAGCTTCCCAGCACCTCTCTACAG CGATCACTACCTGTCCCTGGAGGGTCCCCGCTGGCCACTGGCCATCAGGCAGGCCACACGCTGGAAGTACACACCCATGGGACGCGACGCAGCCGGCCAGCTGTGGTACACAGGCCTGACCAACTCGGACACCCGGGAGGCCTGGTACAACCTGCCGTTGGACCCGGCCAGCCCCTTCCGCGAGGCCTACAACCGCTGGCACGGCTGCTACCAACGCCGTGAGCACAGCATGCCATCGG CCTACACCCAGCACCTTCGGGAGACCACCTGGCACGACCCCATCATCCCTGCCCAGTACCAGGTCCCCAGCACCCGGTGGGGGAGCACGCTGTGGAAAGACAGGCCAATCCGGGGCAAGGAATATG TGATCAACAGGAAGCAGTACGGGGTGGAGCCGCTGTGGAGGGCATCAGACTACGTGCCCTCCCTGTCGGCGCCCCAGCGCCCGCCTGGCACCACCCAGAACTACCGGGAGTGGGGTCTGGAGCCGTACTGCCCCTCCACCTGCCAGCGGCCCCTGCCTTCCTCCACGCCCATGCCCCGATAA
- the C20H19orf71 gene encoding uncharacterized protein C19orf71 homolog isoform X2 gives MSGGSQQMQFWSDHYLSLEGPRWPLAIRQATRWKYTPMGRDAAGQLWYTGLTNSDTREAWYNLPLDPASPFREAYNRWHGCYQRREHSMPSAYTQHLRETTWHDPIIPAQYQVPSTRWGSTLWKDRPIRGKEYVINRKQYGVEPLWRASDYVPSLSAPQRPPGTTQNYREWGLEPYCPSTCQRPLPSSTPMPR, from the exons ATGTCCGGAGGTTCTCAGCAGATGCAATTTTGGAG CGATCACTACCTGTCCCTGGAGGGTCCCCGCTGGCCACTGGCCATCAGGCAGGCCACACGCTGGAAGTACACACCCATGGGACGCGACGCAGCCGGCCAGCTGTGGTACACAGGCCTGACCAACTCGGACACCCGGGAGGCCTGGTACAACCTGCCGTTGGACCCGGCCAGCCCCTTCCGCGAGGCCTACAACCGCTGGCACGGCTGCTACCAACGCCGTGAGCACAGCATGCCATCGG CCTACACCCAGCACCTTCGGGAGACCACCTGGCACGACCCCATCATCCCTGCCCAGTACCAGGTCCCCAGCACCCGGTGGGGGAGCACGCTGTGGAAAGACAGGCCAATCCGGGGCAAGGAATATG TGATCAACAGGAAGCAGTACGGGGTGGAGCCGCTGTGGAGGGCATCAGACTACGTGCCCTCCCTGTCGGCGCCCCAGCGCCCGCCTGGCACCACCCAGAACTACCGGGAGTGGGGTCTGGAGCCGTACTGCCCCTCCACCTGCCAGCGGCCCCTGCCTTCCTCCACGCCCATGCCCCGATAA
- the MFSD12 gene encoding LOW QUALITY PROTEIN: major facilitator superfamily domain-containing protein 12 (The sequence of the model RefSeq protein was modified relative to this genomic sequence to represent the inferred CDS: inserted 2 bases in 2 codons) translates to MGPGPPAAGAAPSRRPLSLVARLSYAVGHFLNDLCASMWFTYLLLYLHSVRAYSSRGAGLLLLLGQVADGLCTPLVGYEADRAAGCCPRYGPRKAWHLVGTVCVLLSFPFIFSPCLGCGAATPEWAALLYYGPFIVIFQFGWASTQISHLSPSRAQATTHHHEKVEPHSTPVPACLSARYAFTVVANITAYGAAWLLLHLQGSSRVEPTQTTSXPLSWGQMPMFRNLSLLVVGVGAVFSLLFHLGTRERXPPHVGGAGQHTPCWVGVLYMTTQAHREPVPDPHGHVFSLYSLHLPKGWQVEDQRGPAPGLGAPSGMGLTPGLSLQMTYFSGLLVILAFAAWVALAEGLGVAVYAAAVLLGAGCATILVTSLAMTADLIGPHTNSGAFVYGSMSFSDKVANGLAVMAIQSLHPCPSELCCRACVSFYHWAMVAVTGGVGVAAALCLCSLLLWPIRLRRWHPDARP, encoded by the exons ATGGGCCCGGGACCCCCAGCGGCCGGAGCGGCGCCGTCCCGGCGGCCGCTGTCCCTGGTGGCGCGGCTGAGCTACGCCGTGGGCCACTTCCTCAACGACCTGTGTGCATCCATGTGGTTCACCTACCTGCTGCTCTACCTGCACTCGGTGCGCGCCTACAGCTCCCGCGGCgcggggctgctgctgctgctgggccagGTGGCCGACGGGCTGTGCACACCCCTCGTGGGCTACGAGGCCGACCGCGCCGCCGGCTGCTGCCCCCGCTACGGCCCGCGCAAGGCCTGGCACCTGGTCG GCACCGTCTGCGTCCTGCTGtccttccccttcatcttcaGCCCCTGCCTGGGCTGCGGGGCGGCCACGCCCGAGTGGGCTGCCCTCCTCTACTATGGCCCGTTCATCGTGATCTTCCAGTTCGGCTGGGCCTCCACAcagatctcccacctcagcccatcCCGAGCTCAagccaccacccaccaccatgaGAAGGTGGAGCCTCACAGCACTCCAG TCCCTGCTTGCCTGTCCGCCAGGTACGCGTTCACCGTGGTGGCCAACATCACCGCCTATGGCGCCGCCTGGCTCCTGCTGCACCTGCAGGGCTCGTCACGGGTGGAGCCCACCCAGACGACAT GGCCACTCAGCTGGGGCCAGATGCCTATGTTCCGG AACCTGTCCCTGCTGGTGGTGGGTGTCGGCGCCGTGTTCTCACTGCTGTTCCACCTGGGCACCCGGGAGA TGCCGCCGCACGTGGGAGGAGCCGGCCAGCACACCCCCTGTTGG GTGGGCGTGCTGTACATGACCACTCAGGCTCATCGTGAACCCGTCCCAGACCCACATGGCCATGTATTCTCACTCTACTCCCTCCACCTGCCCAAG GGGTGGCAGGTTGAAGACCAGAGAGGGCCAGCACCAGGCTTGGGGGCACCCAGTGGTATGGGCCTGACCCCGGGGCTGTCCCTACAGATGACCTACTTCTCGGGCCTCCTGGTGATCCTGGCCTTTGCTGCCTGGGTGGCGCTGGCGGAGGGGCTGGGCGTGGCCGTATACGCAGCGGCTGTGCTGCTGGGTGCTGGCTGTGCCACCATCCTCGTCACCTCGCTGGCCATGACAGCTGACCTCATCGGTCCCCACACG AACAGCGGGGCGTTCGTGTACGGCTCCATGAGCTTCTCGGATAAGGTGGCCAACGGGCTGGCAGTCATGGCCATCCAGAGCCTGCACCCTTGCCC CTCGGAGCTCTGCTGCAGGGCCTGCGTGAGCTTCTACCACTGGGCGATGGTGGCCGTGACGGGCGGCGTGGGTGTGGCCGCTGCCCTGTGTCTCTGCAGCCTCCTGCTGTGGCCCATCCGCCTGCGACGCT GGCACCCTGACGCCCGGCCCTGA